In Streptomyces sp. NBC_01551, one DNA window encodes the following:
- the pelF gene encoding GT4 family glycosyltransferase PelF, with the protein MHVHRGARRPGATHVTLLTEGTYPHSHGGVSVWCDQLVQGMPDLDFDVIAVTGTGREPVVWELPGHVVGVTPVPMWGAPPEGRAPRGRAHRRLSAAYEQFLTALLDPCAEDGFAPALYTMARAAADGTLSPFLRGDHAISVLAAVWNRPGLAVREARPTLHDALTATSLLEHALRPLAAPPPEHGVAHAVSGGVAVLPGLAALERHGVPLLLTEHGVYLRERYLGYRTAPYRWPVKAVVLGFFRLLAEESYRRAALVTPGNRYNRLWEEQGGADPQAIRTVYNGVDPAAFPPAGPEPDAPTLSWAGRVDPIKDLETLIRAFALVRERVPEARLRLFGGTPRGGEAYRERCEALARDLGHADAVTFEGRVDDIKDAYAAGNVVMLSSISEGFPFTLIEAMSCGRATVSTDVGGVREAVGETGLVVPPRDPAAMAEAALELLGDAPRRAAMGEGARLRVIEQFTLRQTIDTFRSIYLELPELERISQLSRNARTARTAHTSRTAQTSGVRTPAPTPIETAPSSAPVAGSMAG; encoded by the coding sequence ATGCACGTTCACCGCGGCGCGCGGCGCCCCGGCGCGACGCACGTCACCCTGCTCACCGAAGGCACCTATCCCCACAGTCACGGCGGTGTCAGCGTCTGGTGCGACCAACTCGTCCAGGGCATGCCCGACCTCGACTTCGACGTCATAGCCGTCACCGGCACCGGCCGCGAACCCGTGGTCTGGGAGCTGCCCGGCCACGTCGTGGGCGTCACACCCGTTCCGATGTGGGGCGCCCCGCCGGAGGGCCGCGCCCCCCGGGGACGCGCCCACCGCCGGCTGTCCGCCGCCTACGAGCAGTTCCTGACGGCGCTCCTCGACCCCTGCGCCGAGGACGGGTTCGCCCCCGCGCTGTACACGATGGCCCGAGCCGCCGCCGACGGCACCCTCAGTCCGTTCCTCCGCGGTGACCACGCGATATCCGTCCTCGCGGCCGTCTGGAACCGGCCCGGGCTCGCCGTGCGCGAGGCCCGGCCGACCCTGCACGACGCGCTCACCGCGACCTCCCTGCTGGAACACGCGCTGCGCCCGCTGGCCGCGCCGCCGCCGGAACACGGGGTGGCCCACGCGGTCAGCGGCGGCGTCGCCGTGCTGCCCGGGCTGGCCGCGCTGGAACGGCACGGCGTCCCGCTGCTGCTGACCGAGCACGGCGTCTACCTGCGGGAGCGCTACCTCGGCTACCGAACCGCCCCGTACCGCTGGCCGGTGAAGGCCGTCGTCCTCGGCTTCTTCCGGCTGCTGGCCGAGGAGAGCTACCGGCGGGCCGCCCTGGTCACCCCGGGCAACCGCTACAACCGGCTGTGGGAGGAGCAGGGCGGCGCCGACCCGCAGGCCATCCGTACCGTCTACAACGGGGTCGACCCCGCCGCCTTCCCGCCGGCCGGGCCGGAGCCGGACGCGCCGACCCTCAGCTGGGCCGGCCGGGTCGACCCGATCAAGGACCTGGAGACCCTGATCCGCGCCTTCGCCCTCGTCAGGGAGCGGGTGCCCGAGGCCAGGCTGCGCCTGTTCGGCGGGACGCCGCGCGGCGGCGAGGCGTACCGCGAGCGCTGCGAGGCACTGGCCCGCGACCTCGGGCACGCGGACGCGGTCACCTTCGAAGGCCGGGTCGACGACATCAAGGACGCCTACGCGGCGGGCAACGTCGTGATGCTCTCCAGCATCAGCGAAGGCTTCCCCTTCACCCTCATCGAGGCCATGTCCTGCGGGCGGGCGACCGTCTCCACCGACGTGGGCGGGGTGCGGGAGGCCGTCGGCGAGACGGGCCTGGTGGTCCCGCCGCGCGACCCGGCCGCCATGGCGGAGGCCGCCCTGGAACTGCTGGGCGACGCCCCGAGGCGCGCGGCGATGGGGGAGGGGGCGCGGCTGCGGGTCATCGAGCAGTTCACCCTGCGCCAGACCATCGACACCTTCCGCTCCATCTACCTGGAACTGCCGGAACTCGAACGGATCTCGCAGCTGTCCCGGAACGCGCGGACGGCCAGGACCGCGCACACCTCGCGGACCGCGCAGACCTCCGGCGTCCGTACGCCGGCGCCCACGCCGATCGAGACGGCGCCCTCGTCGGCGCCCGTCGCGGGGAGCATGGCCGGATGA
- a CDS encoding sugar phosphate nucleotidyltransferase, with product MYAVILAGGKGVRLRPYTTALPKPLVPIGDQHAILEIVLRQLSRAGFTRCTIAIGHLGEIIRAYVGNGSQWGMSIDYATEESPLGTMGPLLNLRDRLPETFLVMNGDVLTDLDYADVLRSHEESGAPLTIATYPRKVHIDFGVLTTDASRVVGFTEKPSMDYHVSMGVYGLSRATLDHYTPGLPLGFDELVLDLLGSGNLPHSYAFDGYWLDIGRPDDYDRANAEFTSRKSLLLKGA from the coding sequence ATGTACGCAGTGATCCTGGCGGGCGGCAAGGGCGTTCGGCTACGGCCCTACACCACCGCCCTGCCCAAGCCGCTCGTCCCCATCGGCGACCAGCACGCCATCCTGGAGATCGTGCTGCGCCAGCTCTCGCGGGCCGGCTTCACCCGCTGCACCATCGCCATCGGTCACCTGGGCGAGATCATCCGCGCCTACGTCGGCAACGGCTCGCAGTGGGGCATGAGCATCGACTACGCGACGGAGGAGAGCCCGCTGGGCACCATGGGCCCGCTGCTGAACCTGCGCGACAGACTGCCCGAGACCTTCCTCGTCATGAACGGCGACGTCCTCACCGACCTCGACTACGCCGACGTGCTGCGCAGCCACGAGGAATCGGGCGCGCCCCTGACCATCGCCACCTACCCCCGCAAGGTGCACATCGACTTCGGGGTCCTGACCACCGACGCCAGCCGCGTGGTCGGCTTCACCGAGAAGCCGAGCATGGACTACCACGTCTCCATGGGGGTGTACGGCCTGAGCCGGGCCACCCTCGACCACTACACGCCCGGCCTGCCGCTCGGCTTCGACGAGCTCGTCCTCGACCTGCTGGGCAGCGGGAACCTCCCGCACTCCTACGCGTTCGACGGCTACTGGCTCGACATAGGCCGCCCCGACGACTACGACCGGGCCAACGCCGAGTTCACCAGCCGCAAGTCCCTGCTGCTCAAGGGAGCCTGA
- a CDS encoding NAD(P)-dependent oxidoreductase, whose translation MRILVLGRTGYLGAHVVDRLRALPGARVFDGGRSPDADFGVDLAADRPERLAATLAAAAPDVVVNCAGATGGDAVTLAEVNARGPAALCAALREAAPAARLVHLGSAAEYGPGEPDTRVTEWAATRPVGPYGATKLAGTVAVTSSGLDAVVLRVGNPVGPGAPLTGLPGRIAALLREAGPDPEAVLRLGDLSAHRDFVDVRDVAQAVALAVTAPGPLPPVLNIGSGRAVPVRALVRVLAARAGFRGRIEEAEAGGSARSAQVSWQCSDITAAAEALGWRPAHGLGDTLAALWAATAAESIGTP comes from the coding sequence ATGCGCATTCTCGTCCTGGGCCGAACCGGCTACCTGGGCGCCCACGTCGTCGACCGCCTGCGCGCCCTCCCGGGCGCGCGGGTGTTCGACGGCGGTCGCTCGCCCGACGCCGACTTCGGCGTCGACCTCGCCGCCGACCGGCCCGAACGGCTGGCGGCCACCCTGGCCGCCGCGGCACCCGACGTGGTGGTCAACTGCGCCGGCGCCACCGGCGGGGACGCCGTGACGCTCGCCGAGGTCAACGCCCGCGGCCCCGCCGCCCTGTGCGCCGCGCTGCGCGAGGCGGCGCCCGCGGCGCGCCTGGTCCACCTGGGCTCGGCCGCCGAGTACGGCCCCGGCGAACCGGACACCCGGGTGACGGAGTGGGCCGCAACCCGCCCGGTCGGCCCGTACGGCGCGACGAAGCTGGCCGGCACGGTCGCGGTGACCTCCTCCGGCCTGGACGCGGTGGTCCTGCGGGTGGGCAACCCCGTGGGACCCGGAGCCCCGCTCACCGGACTGCCGGGCCGCATCGCCGCGCTGCTGCGCGAGGCGGGCCCGGATCCCGAAGCGGTGCTGCGGCTGGGCGACCTGTCCGCCCACCGGGACTTCGTGGACGTACGCGACGTCGCGCAGGCGGTGGCGCTCGCGGTCACCGCGCCCGGCCCGCTGCCGCCCGTACTGAACATCGGCTCCGGGCGCGCCGTCCCGGTCCGCGCACTGGTGCGCGTCCTCGCCGCCAGGGCCGGTTTCCGGGGGCGGATCGAGGAGGCGGAGGCGGGCGGATCGGCCCGCTCGGCCCAGGTGTCGTGGCAGTGCTCCGACATCACCGCGGCAGCCGAGGCCCTCGGCTGGCGCCCGGCCCACGGGCTCGGCGACACGCTCGCCGCGCTGTGGGCGGCGACGGCCGCGGAAAGCATCGGCACACCGTGA
- a CDS encoding GDP-mannose 4,6-dehydratase, whose translation MTSAPLAAVTGAEGFIGSHLTEALVARGYRVRAMAQYNSFSSYGWLETLAPDVLDQVEIVLGDVRDPGSVRGLLEGAESAYHLAALIAIPYSYRAPHSYVDTNVTGTLNVLEAVRALGTPRLVHTSTSETYGTAQTVPITEDHPINTQSPYAASKAGGDRLADSYHASFGTPVVTLRPFNTYGPRQSMRAVIPTVIGQVAAGERAITLGDLRPTRDFSYVRDTAQAFLAAGTAPAEQVVGRTFNSGTGGEISVGDLVALIGKVMDVPIDVREDSERLRPANSEVMRLVADASRLTAATGWKPAHTLEQGLAHTVEFFRDPANLARYKTGIYNI comes from the coding sequence TTGACCTCCGCACCGCTCGCCGCCGTCACCGGAGCCGAAGGCTTCATCGGCTCCCACCTCACCGAGGCCCTGGTCGCCCGCGGATACCGGGTCCGGGCCATGGCCCAGTACAACTCCTTCTCCTCGTACGGATGGCTGGAGACGCTGGCCCCGGACGTCCTCGACCAGGTCGAGATCGTCCTCGGTGACGTCCGGGACCCCGGCTCCGTCCGCGGACTGCTCGAAGGCGCCGAATCCGCCTACCACCTCGCCGCGCTGATCGCCATCCCGTACTCCTACCGGGCGCCGCACAGCTACGTCGACACCAACGTCACCGGCACCCTCAACGTGCTGGAGGCCGTCCGCGCGCTCGGCACGCCCCGCCTCGTGCACACCTCCACCAGCGAGACGTACGGCACCGCGCAGACCGTGCCGATCACCGAGGACCACCCCATCAACACACAGTCCCCGTACGCCGCTTCGAAGGCGGGCGGGGACCGGCTGGCCGACAGCTACCACGCGAGCTTCGGCACCCCGGTGGTCACGCTCCGCCCGTTCAACACCTACGGGCCCCGGCAGTCGATGCGCGCGGTGATCCCCACCGTCATCGGCCAGGTGGCCGCCGGGGAACGCGCCATCACCCTCGGCGACCTGCGGCCCACCCGCGACTTCAGCTACGTCCGCGACACCGCGCAGGCCTTCCTCGCGGCGGGCACCGCGCCCGCCGAGCAGGTCGTGGGCCGCACCTTCAACTCCGGTACCGGCGGGGAGATCTCGGTCGGCGACCTGGTCGCGCTGATCGGCAAGGTGATGGACGTACCGATCGACGTGCGCGAGGACAGCGAGCGGCTGCGGCCCGCCAACTCCGAGGTGATGCGGCTGGTCGCCGACGCGAGCCGGCTCACCGCCGCCACCGGCTGGAAGCCGGCGCACACCCTGGAGCAAGGCCTCGCGCACACGGTCGAGTTCTTCCGCGACCCGGCCAACCTGGCCCGCTACAAAACGGGCATCTACAACATCTGA
- a CDS encoding endo alpha-1,4 polygalactosaminidase, with amino-acid sequence MNRTLPARAGLLAALTALVLTGCSASEGDDDTPAPSGRPTSSPSTPTTAPPSSPSSSPSPSTAPSGSPSPPASPSGGASPAPGDQARARWRPKPGLAWQWQLNGRSDPTVDVPVYDIDGFENSAADVARLHRDGRKVICYVNVGAWEDFRPDRDAFPGALLGEPNGWRGERWLDIRRLDLLRPIMERRFDMCREKGFDAVEPDLMEGYGNHTGFPLTAAHQLAYNRMIAEIAHARGLSVGLKNDLPQIPQLVGDFDFAVNEECAQFGECDALTPFVKAGKAVFHVEYEGTPAAFCPESRELNLSSMLKKPELDTWRKACP; translated from the coding sequence ATGAACCGTACGTTACCGGCTCGGGCCGGCCTGCTGGCCGCCCTGACGGCCCTGGTCCTGACGGGCTGTTCCGCCTCGGAGGGCGACGACGACACACCGGCCCCGTCCGGGAGACCGACGTCGTCCCCGTCCACGCCCACGACCGCGCCCCCGTCCTCCCCTTCCTCTTCCCCGTCCCCATCCACCGCGCCGTCGGGCTCCCCCTCGCCGCCGGCGTCCCCGTCCGGCGGGGCCTCGCCCGCACCGGGCGACCAGGCCAGGGCACGGTGGCGGCCGAAGCCCGGCCTCGCCTGGCAGTGGCAGCTGAACGGACGCTCCGACCCCACGGTCGACGTGCCCGTCTACGACATCGACGGCTTCGAGAACTCGGCGGCGGACGTGGCCCGGCTGCACCGGGACGGCCGGAAGGTGATCTGCTACGTCAACGTCGGGGCCTGGGAGGACTTCCGGCCCGACCGGGACGCGTTCCCGGGCGCGCTCCTCGGCGAACCCAACGGCTGGCGCGGCGAGCGCTGGCTGGACATCCGCCGGCTCGACCTGCTGCGCCCGATCATGGAGCGGCGCTTCGACATGTGCCGCGAGAAGGGCTTCGACGCAGTGGAGCCCGACCTGATGGAGGGCTACGGCAACCACACCGGCTTCCCGCTGACGGCCGCGCACCAGCTCGCGTACAACCGCATGATCGCCGAGATCGCCCATGCCCGCGGACTGTCGGTCGGCCTCAAGAACGACCTGCCACAGATCCCCCAGCTCGTCGGCGACTTCGACTTCGCCGTCAACGAGGAGTGCGCCCAGTTCGGCGAGTGCGACGCGCTGACCCCCTTCGTCAAGGCGGGCAAGGCCGTCTTCCACGTCGAGTACGAGGGCACGCCCGCGGCCTTCTGCCCCGAGTCCCGCGAGCTCAACCTGTCCTCGATGCTGAAGAAGCCCGAACTCGACACCTGGCGCAAGGCCTGCCCCTGA
- a CDS encoding enoyl-CoA hydratase: MTTETTTTAAYETILVERKGRTALLTLNRPKALNALNLRVMTEVVAATEALDRDPDVGCIVLTGSAKAFAAGADIKEMRPLSYMDMYLSDWFTAWDRLGNLRTPTIAAVSGYALGGGCELAMLCDILLASDTAVFGQPEIKLGVIPGIGGSQRLTRAVGKAKAMELCLTGRTMDAAEAERAGLVSRIVPADELLGEALAVAETVAGMSAPVAMMAKEAVNRAFETTLAEGVRFERRLFHAVFATADQKEGMAAFVEKRSPEFDHR; the protein is encoded by the coding sequence ATGACGACCGAGACCACCACCACCGCCGCCTACGAGACGATCCTCGTCGAGCGCAAGGGCCGCACCGCCCTGCTCACCCTCAACCGGCCGAAGGCGCTCAACGCCCTCAACCTCCGGGTCATGACCGAGGTCGTCGCCGCCACCGAGGCCCTCGACCGGGACCCCGACGTGGGCTGCATCGTCCTCACCGGCTCCGCGAAGGCCTTCGCGGCGGGCGCCGACATCAAGGAGATGCGCCCGCTGAGCTACATGGACATGTACCTCAGCGACTGGTTCACCGCCTGGGACCGCCTCGGCAACCTGCGCACCCCCACCATCGCCGCCGTCTCCGGCTACGCGCTGGGCGGCGGGTGCGAGCTGGCGATGCTCTGCGACATCCTGCTCGCCTCCGACACGGCCGTTTTCGGCCAGCCGGAGATCAAGCTGGGCGTCATCCCGGGCATCGGCGGCTCCCAGCGCCTCACCCGGGCCGTCGGCAAGGCCAAGGCCATGGAGCTCTGCCTGACCGGCCGCACCATGGACGCCGCCGAGGCCGAACGCGCCGGGCTGGTCTCCCGCATCGTCCCGGCCGACGAGCTGCTCGGCGAGGCGCTGGCGGTGGCCGAGACCGTCGCCGGCATGTCCGCGCCGGTCGCGATGATGGCCAAGGAGGCCGTGAACCGGGCCTTCGAGACCACGCTCGCCGAGGGAGTGCGCTTCGAGCGCCGACTGTTCCACGCGGTGTTCGCGACCGCGGACCAGAAGGAGGGCATGGCCGCCTTCGTCGAGAAGCGGTCCCCGGAGTTCGACCACCGCTGA
- a CDS encoding spherulation-specific family 4 protein, with amino-acid sequence MSLLVPLYVHPAEEPGAWHRLITGAADTYGVVINPADGPGTRPDPAFTAAAAALRAAGARLLGYVDTAYGARSQAEVMHEMLRHQEWYAADGCFLDRVTATPQGLPACRRLVRSLRRAGVTTVVLNPGVHPTAGYVRLADLTVTFEGHWSTYVSAFARPAWTARHQPERFCHLVYGVPEALIPLAVRTANERGAAVSGPVTGEPPNPWNQLTPALTGMER; translated from the coding sequence GTGAGCCTGCTCGTTCCGCTGTACGTCCACCCCGCCGAGGAGCCCGGTGCCTGGCACCGCCTGATCACGGGCGCCGCCGACACGTACGGGGTGGTGATCAACCCCGCCGACGGGCCGGGCACCCGCCCCGACCCGGCCTTCACCGCCGCGGCCGCCGCGCTCCGGGCGGCCGGGGCCCGGCTGCTCGGGTACGTGGACACCGCCTACGGGGCCCGCAGCCAGGCCGAGGTCATGCACGAGATGCTCCGGCACCAGGAGTGGTACGCGGCCGACGGCTGCTTCCTCGACCGGGTGACGGCGACCCCGCAGGGGCTGCCCGCCTGCCGCCGGCTGGTCCGGTCGCTGCGCCGGGCCGGGGTGACGACCGTGGTGCTCAACCCGGGCGTCCACCCCACGGCCGGGTATGTGCGCCTCGCCGATCTGACCGTCACCTTCGAAGGGCACTGGTCGACGTACGTCTCGGCCTTCGCCCGGCCGGCCTGGACGGCGCGGCACCAGCCCGAGCGGTTCTGCCACCTCGTCTACGGGGTGCCCGAGGCCCTGATCCCGCTCGCGGTGCGCACCGCGAACGAGCGGGGCGCGGCGGTGTCGGGCCCGGTGACGGGCGAACCACCCAACCCCTGGAACCAGTTGACCCCCGCACTCACCGGGATGGAGCGATGA
- a CDS encoding alpha/beta hydrolase gives MPNKPVLEPAAQAFADATAQPPFLYELPVADARKALDDLQGGDGVTLPDVDEEWITAGGVRTRIVRPRGATGPLPVIVYIHGAGWVFGDAHTHDRLVRELAVGAGAAVVFPEYDLSPEARYPAAIEQIYGVAQWVGREGSGKDLDGTRIAVAGDSVGGNMSAALTLMAKQRGDVRLVHQVLFYPVTDAAFDTESYRQFAEDHYLRREGMKWFWDQYTTDEAERAQITASPLRASLDELTGLPPALVITAEADVLRDEGEAYAARLRAAGVPVTALRVQGAIHDFVMLNALRETRAAELAIGLAADTLREALA, from the coding sequence ATGCCGAACAAGCCGGTACTCGAGCCCGCTGCCCAGGCCTTCGCAGACGCCACTGCGCAACCGCCGTTCCTGTACGAGCTGCCCGTCGCCGACGCTCGCAAGGCCCTGGACGACCTCCAGGGTGGTGACGGGGTCACGCTGCCCGACGTCGACGAGGAGTGGATCACCGCCGGGGGCGTCCGCACCCGGATCGTCCGGCCGCGCGGCGCCACCGGGCCCCTGCCCGTCATCGTCTACATCCACGGGGCGGGCTGGGTGTTCGGCGACGCCCACACCCACGACCGGCTGGTTCGCGAGCTCGCGGTCGGCGCGGGAGCGGCCGTGGTCTTTCCCGAGTACGACCTCTCGCCCGAGGCCCGCTACCCCGCGGCCATCGAGCAGATCTACGGCGTTGCCCAGTGGGTCGGCCGTGAGGGGAGCGGCAAGGACCTCGACGGCACCCGGATCGCCGTCGCGGGGGACTCGGTCGGCGGCAACATGAGCGCCGCCCTCACCCTCATGGCCAAGCAGCGGGGCGACGTCCGCCTCGTCCACCAGGTGCTCTTCTACCCGGTCACCGACGCCGCCTTCGACACCGAGTCGTACCGGCAGTTCGCCGAGGACCACTACCTGCGCCGTGAGGGCATGAAGTGGTTCTGGGACCAGTACACGACGGACGAGGCCGAGCGCGCCCAGATCACCGCCTCGCCACTGCGGGCTTCGCTGGACGAGCTCACCGGGCTGCCGCCCGCGCTGGTCATCACGGCCGAGGCCGACGTCCTGCGCGACGAGGGCGAGGCGTACGCGGCCAGGCTCCGCGCCGCCGGAGTGCCGGTCACCGCCCTGCGGGTACAGGGGGCCATCCACGACTTCGTGATGCTGAACGCCCTGCGCGAGACCCGGGCCGCGGAGCTCGCCATCGGCCTCGCGGCCGACACCCTGCGCGAGGCCCTCGCCTGA
- the mmsB gene encoding 3-hydroxyisobutyrate dehydrogenase translates to MTTVIAFVGLGHMGGPMAANLAAAGYRVLGFDLVPDALAAASAAGVEVADCARAAAAEADVVITMLPAGRHVLALYRDEGLLAAAKPGTLFIDCSTIDVADARAAHEAALAAGHRALDAPVSGGVMGAEAATLTFMAGGGAAEFAQAEPLLAVMGKKAVHCGGAGAGQAAKICNNMILGISMIAVSEAFVLGESLGLSHQALYDVASTASGQCWALTTNCPVPGPVPASPANRDYRPGFAAPLMAKDLGLAANALRAGGIDAGLGLRAAQMYAAFAAGDGADQDFSAIVTALRGAATEAATENGSPA, encoded by the coding sequence GTGACCACCGTGATCGCCTTCGTCGGCCTCGGCCACATGGGCGGCCCGATGGCCGCCAACCTCGCCGCCGCCGGGTACCGGGTGCTCGGCTTCGACCTCGTCCCCGACGCGCTGGCCGCCGCCTCGGCGGCCGGCGTGGAGGTCGCGGACTGCGCACGGGCGGCCGCCGCCGAGGCGGACGTGGTGATCACCATGCTGCCGGCCGGCCGCCACGTCCTCGCCCTCTACCGGGACGAGGGGCTGCTCGCGGCCGCGAAGCCCGGCACCCTGTTCATCGACTGCTCCACCATCGACGTGGCCGACGCGCGCGCCGCCCACGAGGCGGCCCTGGCCGCCGGTCACCGGGCTCTGGACGCGCCCGTCTCGGGCGGGGTGATGGGCGCCGAGGCGGCGACCCTCACCTTCATGGCGGGCGGGGGCGCGGCCGAGTTCGCCCAGGCGGAACCACTGCTTGCCGTCATGGGCAAGAAGGCGGTGCACTGCGGAGGCGCGGGCGCCGGCCAGGCCGCGAAGATCTGCAACAACATGATCCTCGGCATCTCGATGATCGCCGTCAGCGAGGCCTTCGTGCTCGGCGAGAGCCTCGGCCTGTCCCACCAGGCGCTCTACGACGTCGCCTCCACCGCCTCCGGCCAGTGCTGGGCCCTCACCACCAACTGCCCCGTCCCCGGCCCGGTCCCGGCCAGCCCCGCGAACCGCGACTACCGGCCGGGCTTCGCGGCCCCGCTGATGGCCAAGGACCTCGGACTCGCCGCCAACGCCCTGCGCGCGGGCGGCATCGACGCCGGACTGGGGCTGCGCGCGGCGCAGATGTACGCGGCGTTCGCCGCCGGGGATGGGGCCGACCAGGACTTTTCGGCCATCGTTACCGCCCTCCGGGGCGCTGCCACAGAGGCTGCCACAGAGAACGGATCGCCCGCATGA